A region from the Aegilops tauschii subsp. strangulata cultivar AL8/78 chromosome 5, Aet v6.0, whole genome shotgun sequence genome encodes:
- the LOC109774608 gene encoding wall-associated receptor kinase 5-like, with product MQVLLQLGLSLVLLAPQYTTTAAAPSSQCQRQCGNVDIPYPFGIGVNCSLSKRFTINCTVQDGIHKPFRGDFEVLDISLTHATIRMLNYILGFCYNTSTRSMESVGRYGRRIQIRSGPSSPLRLSDARNKFTVIGCNALAFISDNDTGYQGLGVATCRDPLELVDGSCSGMGCSQTTIPNKIYNYEVGFSTFANTSRIWRFNRCSYAVLMEAAEFKFDVSYINTTKFNDTNAGRAPVVYDWAIRDVVRCDVARRNKTGTYACLSSNSKCVDSTNDQGYMCNCTHGYEGNPYLQDGCTDVNECNYNPCPSDGFCHNIIGEHWCSCRVGKRYVKQSNTCNPDTGFIIGVTMGLFGLMVFIVITIFWGQLIIQKRKLNKVKQEYFRQHGGLLLFDRMKSDKGLAFTVYSLAELIHATDNFDNSRILGKGGHGTVYKGIIKNMPIAVKRCALVDDRQKKEFGQEMLILSQINHKNIVKLLGCCLEVEVPILVYEFVPHGTLFELIHGKNHALQISFNTLLRIAHEAAEGLCFLHSYASPPIIHGDVKTSNILLDDNYMAKVSDFGASILAPSDKEQFVTMVQGTCGYLDPEYMQTCQLTEKSDVYSFGVILLEILTGQLPLKLKGSETQRSLSSIFLSAMKENNLDAVLVSHVKGEESMELLRGLADLAKKCLDMCGDNRPFMKEVADELNRLRKLSMHPWVRIDLEMDAESLLGGESTSGYEIELNGYPMGESENQPINPRSSYYAR from the exons ATGCAGGTGTTGTTGCAGCTTGGCCTCAGCCTTGTACTGCTTGCACCACAATATACTACTACAGCCGCGGCACCTAGCTCCCAGTGCCAGAGGCAATGCGGCAACGTTGACATACCATACCCATTCGGCATCGGCGTGAACTGCTCACTCTCGAAACGGTTCACAATCAATTGCACGGTCCAAGATGGCATTCACAAGCCATTCCGGGGCGACTTTGAGGTCCTTGATATTTCCTTGACTCACGCCACGATCCGGATGCTGAATTACATCTTGGGGTTCTGCTATAACACCTCTACCAGAAGCATGGAGTCCGTCGGCCGATACGGTCGGCGTATCCAAATCCGATCCGGACCTTCTTCTCCCCTCCGGCTCTCTGATGCCAGGAACAAGTTCACGGTCATTGGGTGCAACGCCCTTGCCTTCATATCTGACAATGACACAGGCTACCAGGGCCTGGGTGTTGCAACATGTCGTGACCCGTTAGAGTTGGTCGACGGTTCTTGCTCCGGGATGGGTTGCTCTCAGACCACGATACCAAACAAGATTTACAACTATGAAGTAGGCTTCTCGACATTCGCTAACACAAGTAGGATCTGGAGATTCAACCGATGCAGCTATGCGGTGCTGATGGAGGCAGCTGAGTTCAAGTTCGACGTCTCGTACATAAACACCACAAAGTTCAACGACACAAATGCTGGGCGGGCGCCTGTGGTATATGACTGGGCAATAAGGGATGTCGTGCGATGTGATGTCGCCCGACGGAACAAGACGGGCACATATGCATGTCTCAGCAGCAACAGCAAGTGCGTCGATTCAACCAATGATCAAGGGTATATGTGCAATTGCACACATGGGTATGAAGGCAACCCTTATCTTCAAGACGGATGCACAG ATGTTAACGAATGCAACTACAACCCATGCCCTTCAGACGGCTTTTGCCACAATATTATTGGAGAACACTGGTGTTCTTGCCGAGTAGGAAAAAGATATGTCAAGCAAAGCAACACATGCAACCCTGACACCGGCTTCATAATAG gagttacAATGGGATTATTTGGTCTAATGGTTTTTATTGTGATTACTATCTTCTGGGGACAACTGATAATTCAAAAGAGAAAATTGAACAAAGTTAAGCAAGAGTATTTTCGTCAACATGGAGGCTTGCTTTTGTTTGATAGGATGAAATCAGATAAAGGTCTTGCTTTCACCGTATATTCACTAGCAGAGCTAATTCATGCCACTGATAACTTTGACAATAGTAGAATACTCGGAAAAGGAGGCCATGGAACAGTCTATAAAGGGATAATAAAGAACATGCCAATTGCAGTTAAAAGATGTGCATTAGTCGATGATAGACAGAAGAAGGAATTTGGCCAAGAGATGCTCATTTTGTCCCAAATCAACCACAAGAACATTGTCAAACTCTTGGGTTGTTGCCTTGAGGTGGAAGTTCCAATTCTAGTGTATGAGTTTGTACCACATGGTACACTATTCGAGCTAATCCATGGCAAGAACCACGCATTGCAAATATCCTTCAACACTCTCTTAAGGATTGCTCATGAAGCAGCTGAAGGACTTTGCTTCCTGCATTCGTACGCGTCTCCTCCAATAATTCATGGTGATGTGAAAACTTCCAACATCCTACTTGATGACAACTACATGGCCAAAGTGTCGGACTTTGGAGCCTCCATACTAGCACCGTCTGACAAAGAGCAGTTTGTCACAATGGTTCAAGGTACTTGTGGATACCTTGATCCTGAATACATGCAAACATGCCAGTTAACAGAGAAAAGTGATGTGTATAGCTTTGGAGTTATCCTTCTAGAGATCCTCACCGGTCAGTtgccactaaagctcaaaggatCCGAGACACAAAGGAGTTTGTCATCAATTTTTTTGTCTGCTATGAAAGAAAATAATCTTGATGCAGTGTTAGTGAGCCATGTGAAAGGTGAAGAGAGCATGGAGTTACTGAGAGGACTTGCAGACCTTGCTAAAAAATGCCTAGATATGTGCGGTGACAATAGGCCCTTTATGAAAGAGGTTGCTGATGAGCTCAATAGATTGAGGAAGCTTTCAATGCATCCTTGGGTACGGATTGACTTGGAGATGGATGCTGAAAGCCTTCTTGGTGGAGAATCTACTAGCGGTTATGAAATAGAATTAAATGGGTATCCTATGGGTGAAAGTGAGAACCAACCCATAAACCCACGAAGTTCCTATTATGCAAGGTGa
- the LOC109774602 gene encoding carboxyl-terminal-processing peptidase 2, chloroplastic isoform X2 — protein sequence MLLPVRRPHAAPSRPASPRHVSSSLGPRSRQVDRVLRGSTVARASPAATDASASAGLGRRAVVGMALAVSLSAPAYCRAPPPSSALTEENLLFLEAWRAVDRAYYDKSFNGQSWFRYRERALRDDPMNTRQETYAAIKKMLATLDDPFTRLLEPEKFKSLRSGTQGALTGVGLSIGYPLALNGSPAGLSVMSAAPGGPAEKAGIMSGDVILAIDDTSAQDMDIYDAADRLQGPEGSSIDLTILSGADTRHVVLKRERYTLNPVRSRMCEIPGSEDSSKIGYIKLTTFNQNAAGSVKEAIKKLRENNVKAFVLDLRNNSGGLFPEGIEIAKIWMDKGVIVYICDSRGVRDIYEADGASTVAASEPLVVLVNKGTASASEILAGALKDNKRAVVYGEPTYGKGKIQSVFALSDGSGLAVTVARYETPARTDIDKVGVTPDRPLPASFPTDEDGFCSCLRDPASCNLNAARLFVRS from the exons ATGCTCCTCCCGGTGCGCCGCCCGCACGCGGCCCCGTCCCGCCCGGCCTCCCCCCGGCACGTCTCCTCCTCCCTCGGTCCCCGATCCAGACAGGTCGACCGGGTCCTCCGGGGCTCGACCGTGGCGCGGGCCAGCCCGGCGGCGACGGACGCCTCTGCCTCCGCCGGCCTCGGCCGCCGCGCAGTCGTGGGGATGGCGCTCGCCGTCTCCCTGTCCGCTCCCGCCTACTGCAGGGCGCCGCCCCCAT CGTCCGCGCTCACGGAGGAGAACCTGCTGTTCCTGGAGGCGTGGCGCGCGGTGGACCGCGCCTACTACGACAAGTCCTTCAACGGGCAGAGCTGGTTCAGGTACCGCGAGCGCGCCCTCCGCGACGACCCCATGAACACGCGGCAGGAGACAT ATGCGGCGATTAAGAAGATGCTTGCAACATTGGATGATCCGTTCACTCGGTTATTGGAACCCGAGAAATTCAAGAGTTTGCGG TCTGGCACGCAAGGTGCCCTCACGGGTGTAGGTTTATCGATTGGCTACCCGTTGGCGCTTAATGGATCGCCTGCAGGGCTCTCTGTAATGTCAGCTGCCCCAGGGGGTCCTGCAGAAAAGGCGGGCATCATGTCTGGAGACGTTATCTTGGCAATTGACGATACAAGCGCGCAAGACATGGACATATATGACGCAGCAGATCGCTTACA GGGTCCCGAAGGAAGCTCAATAGATTTGACTATTCTCAGTGGAGCTGATACCAGACATGTTGTTTTGAA GAGAGAAAGATATACTTTAAACCCGGTGAGATCAAGGATGTGTGAGATTCCAGGTTCGGAGGACAGCTCAAAGATCGGTTACATCAAACTAACAACATTTAACCAAAATGCTGCAG GATCcgttaaggaagccattaagaaATTAAGGGAGAACAATGTAAAGGCCTTTGTGTTGGATCTGCGGAACAACAG CGGTGGCCTTTTTCCTGAAGGGATTGAGATTGCGAAGATTTG GATGGACAAGGGTGTCATAGTGTATATATGTGATAGCCGTGGTGTCCGTGACATTTATGAGGCAGATGGAGCTAGCACGGTTGCTGCATCAGAACCTTTAGTTGTCCTG GTAAACAAAGGAACCGCAAGTGCAAGTGAGATCCTTGCAGGAGCACTGAAAGACAACAAGAGGGCAGTGGTGTATGGGGAACCAACATATGGAAAAGG CAAGATCCAGTCGGTGTTTGCACTGTCTGATGGCTCAGGGTTGGCCGTGACGGTGGCACGCTACGAAACCCCTGCACGTACTGACATAGACAAG GTCGGTGTGACTCCGGACCGTCCATTGCCGGCATCATTCCCGACCGACGAAGATGGCTTCTGCAGCTGCCTCAGGGACCCAGCTTCTTGCAACCTTAACGCCGCCCGGCTGTTTGTGAGATCTTGA
- the LOC109774602 gene encoding carboxyl-terminal-processing peptidase 2, chloroplastic isoform X1 has protein sequence MLLPVRRPHAAPSRPASPRHVSSSLGPRSRQVDRVLRGSTVARASPAATDASASAGLGRRAVVGMALAVSLSAPAYCRAPPPSASALTEENLLFLEAWRAVDRAYYDKSFNGQSWFRYRERALRDDPMNTRQETYAAIKKMLATLDDPFTRLLEPEKFKSLRSGTQGALTGVGLSIGYPLALNGSPAGLSVMSAAPGGPAEKAGIMSGDVILAIDDTSAQDMDIYDAADRLQGPEGSSIDLTILSGADTRHVVLKRERYTLNPVRSRMCEIPGSEDSSKIGYIKLTTFNQNAAGSVKEAIKKLRENNVKAFVLDLRNNSGGLFPEGIEIAKIWMDKGVIVYICDSRGVRDIYEADGASTVAASEPLVVLVNKGTASASEILAGALKDNKRAVVYGEPTYGKGKIQSVFALSDGSGLAVTVARYETPARTDIDKVGVTPDRPLPASFPTDEDGFCSCLRDPASCNLNAARLFVRS, from the exons ATGCTCCTCCCGGTGCGCCGCCCGCACGCGGCCCCGTCCCGCCCGGCCTCCCCCCGGCACGTCTCCTCCTCCCTCGGTCCCCGATCCAGACAGGTCGACCGGGTCCTCCGGGGCTCGACCGTGGCGCGGGCCAGCCCGGCGGCGACGGACGCCTCTGCCTCCGCCGGCCTCGGCCGCCGCGCAGTCGTGGGGATGGCGCTCGCCGTCTCCCTGTCCGCTCCCGCCTACTGCAGGGCGCCGCCCCCAT CAGCGTCCGCGCTCACGGAGGAGAACCTGCTGTTCCTGGAGGCGTGGCGCGCGGTGGACCGCGCCTACTACGACAAGTCCTTCAACGGGCAGAGCTGGTTCAGGTACCGCGAGCGCGCCCTCCGCGACGACCCCATGAACACGCGGCAGGAGACAT ATGCGGCGATTAAGAAGATGCTTGCAACATTGGATGATCCGTTCACTCGGTTATTGGAACCCGAGAAATTCAAGAGTTTGCGG TCTGGCACGCAAGGTGCCCTCACGGGTGTAGGTTTATCGATTGGCTACCCGTTGGCGCTTAATGGATCGCCTGCAGGGCTCTCTGTAATGTCAGCTGCCCCAGGGGGTCCTGCAGAAAAGGCGGGCATCATGTCTGGAGACGTTATCTTGGCAATTGACGATACAAGCGCGCAAGACATGGACATATATGACGCAGCAGATCGCTTACA GGGTCCCGAAGGAAGCTCAATAGATTTGACTATTCTCAGTGGAGCTGATACCAGACATGTTGTTTTGAA GAGAGAAAGATATACTTTAAACCCGGTGAGATCAAGGATGTGTGAGATTCCAGGTTCGGAGGACAGCTCAAAGATCGGTTACATCAAACTAACAACATTTAACCAAAATGCTGCAG GATCcgttaaggaagccattaagaaATTAAGGGAGAACAATGTAAAGGCCTTTGTGTTGGATCTGCGGAACAACAG CGGTGGCCTTTTTCCTGAAGGGATTGAGATTGCGAAGATTTG GATGGACAAGGGTGTCATAGTGTATATATGTGATAGCCGTGGTGTCCGTGACATTTATGAGGCAGATGGAGCTAGCACGGTTGCTGCATCAGAACCTTTAGTTGTCCTG GTAAACAAAGGAACCGCAAGTGCAAGTGAGATCCTTGCAGGAGCACTGAAAGACAACAAGAGGGCAGTGGTGTATGGGGAACCAACATATGGAAAAGG CAAGATCCAGTCGGTGTTTGCACTGTCTGATGGCTCAGGGTTGGCCGTGACGGTGGCACGCTACGAAACCCCTGCACGTACTGACATAGACAAG GTCGGTGTGACTCCGGACCGTCCATTGCCGGCATCATTCCCGACCGACGAAGATGGCTTCTGCAGCTGCCTCAGGGACCCAGCTTCTTGCAACCTTAACGCCGCCCGGCTGTTTGTGAGATCTTGA